The Chlorocebus sabaeus isolate Y175 chromosome 18, mChlSab1.0.hap1, whole genome shotgun sequence genome window below encodes:
- the LOC103222426 gene encoding methyl-CpG-binding domain protein 1 isoform X9, translating to MAEDWLDCPALGPGWKRREVFRKSGATCGRSDTYYQSPTGDRIRSKVELTRYLGPACDLTLFDFKQGILCYPAPKAHPVAVASKKRKKPSRPAKTRKRQVGPQSGEVRKEAPRDETKADTDTAPASFPAPGCCENCGISFSGDGTQRQRLKTLCKDCRAQRIAFNREQRMFKRVGCGECAACQVTEDCGACSTCLLQLPHDVASGLFCKCERRRCLRIVERSRGCGVCRGCQTQEDCGRCPICLRPPRPGLRRQWKCVQRRCLRGKHARRKGGCDSKMAARRRPGAQPLPPPPPSQSPEPTEPHPRALAPSPPAEFIYYCVDEDELQPYTNRRQNRKCGACAACLRRMDCGRCDFCCDKPKFGGSNQKRQKCRWRQCLQFAMKRLLPSVWSESEDGAGSPPPYRRRKRPSSARRHHLGPTLKPTLATRTAQPDHTQAPTKQEAGGGFVLPPPGTDLVFLREGASSPVQVPGPVAASTEALLQAVDPGLPSVKQEPPDPEEDKEENKDDSASKLAPEEEAGGAGTPVITEIFSLGGTRFRDTAVWLPSLQGRHSGREDGCKVWETEDTVEPTSTSWNPRGWPGTHVSLSPPPASMMWVSCRRSWCPSSQS from the exons ATGGCTGAGGACTGGCTGGACTGCCCGGCCCTGGGCCCTGGCTGGAAGCGCCGTGAAGTCTTTCGCAAGTCAGGGGCCACCTGTGGACGCTCAGACACCTATTACCAGAG CCCCACAGGAGACAGGATCCGAAGCAAAGTTGAGCTGACTCGATACCTGGGCCCTGCGTGTGATCTCACCCTCTTCGACTTCAAACAAGGCATCTTGTGCTATCCAGCCCCCAAG GCCCATCCTGTGGCTGTTGCCAGCAAGAAGCGAAAGAAGCCTTCAAGGCCAGCCAAGACTCGGAAACGTCAGGTTGGACCCCAGAGTGGTGAGGTCAGGAAGGAGGCCCCAAGGGACGAGACCAAGGCTGACACTGACACAGCCCCAGCTTCATTCCCTGCTCCTGG ATGCTGTGAGAACTGTGGAATCAGCTTCTCAGGGGATGGCACCCAAAGGCAGCGGCTCAAAACATTGTGCAAAGACTGTCGAG CACAGAGAATTGCCTTCAACCGAGAACAGAGAATGTTTAAG CGTGTGGGCTGTGGGGAGTGTGCAGCCTGCCAGGTAACAGAAGACTGTGGGGCCTGCTCCACGTGCCTCCTGCAGCTGCCCCATGATGTGGCATCGGGGCTGTTCTGCAAGTGTGAACGGAGACGCTGCCTCCGGATTGTGGAAAGG AGCCGAGGGTGTGGAGTATGCCGGGGCTGTCAGACCCAAGAGGACTGTGGCCGTTGTCCCATCTGCCTTCGCCCTCCCCGCCCTGGTCTCAGGCGCCAGTGGAAATGTGTCCAGAGACGTTGCCTACGG GGTAAACATGCCCGCCGCAAGGGAGGCTGTGACTCCAAGATGGCTGCCAGGAGGCGCCCCGGAGCCCAGccactgcctccacctcccccatCACAGTCCCCAGAGCCCACAGAGCCG CACCCCAGAGCCCTGGCCCCCTCGCCACCTGCCGAATTCATCTATTACTGTGTAGACGAGGACGAGCTA CAGCCCTACACGAACCGCCGGCAGAACCGCAAGTGCGGGGCCTGTGCAGCCTGCCTACGGCGGATGGACTGTGGCCGCTGCGACTTCTGCTGCGACAAGCCCAAATTCGGGGGCAGCAACCAGAAGCGCCAGAAGTGTCGTTGGCGCCAATGCCTGCAGTTTGCCATG AAGCGGCTGCTGCCCAGTGTCTGGTCAGAGTCTGAAGATGGGGCAGGTTCGCCCCCACCTTACCGTCGTCGAAAGAGGCCCAGCTCTGCCAGACGGCACCATCTTGGGCCTACCTTGAAGCCCACCTTGGCTACACGCACAGCCCAACCAGACCATACCCAGGCTCCAACGAAGCAGGAAGCAGGTGGTGGCTTTGTGCTGCCCCCGCCTGGCACTGACCTTGTGTTTTTACGGGAGGGCGCAAGCAGTCCTGTGCAGGTGCCAGGCCCTGTTGCAGCTTCCACAGAAGCCCTGTTGCAG GCAGTAGACCCAGGCCTGCCATCTGTGAAGCAAGAGCCACCGGACCCTGAGGAGGACAAGGAGGAGAACAAGGATGACTCTGCCTCCAAATTGGCcccagaggaagaggcaggaggggcTGGCACACCCGTG ATCACGGAGATTTTCAGCCTGGGTGGAACCCGCTTCCGAGATACAGCGGTCTGGTTGCCAAG TCTGCAGGGCAGGCACTCGGGAAGGGAAGATGGATGTAAAGTGTGGGAGACCGAGGACACAGTGGAGCCCACGAGCACGAGCTGGAACCCACGAGGATGGCCTGGAACCCATGTCAGTCTCTCACCACCTCCAGCTTCGATGATGTGGGTGTCCTGCAGAAGAAGCTGGTGCCCttcctcacagagttaa
- the LOC103222426 gene encoding methyl-CpG-binding domain protein 1 isoform X26, producing MAEDWLDCPALGPGWKRREVFRKSGATCGRSDTYYQSPTGDRIRSKVELTRYLGPACDLTLFDFKQGILCYPAPKAHPVAVASKKRKKPSRPAKTRKRQVGPQSGEVRKEAPRDETKADTDTAPASFPAPGCCENCGISFSGDGTQRQRLKTLCKDCRAQRIAFNREQRMFKRVGCGECAACQVTEDCGACSTCLLQLPHDVASGLFCKCERRRCLRIVERSRGCGVCRGCQTQEDCGRCPICLRPPRPGLRRQWKCVQRRCLRGKHARRKGGCDSKMAARRRPGAQPLPPPPPSQSPEPTEPHPRALAPSPPAEFIYYCVDEDELKRLLPSVWSESEDGAGSPPPYRRRKRPSSARRHHLGPTLKPTLATRTAQPDHTQAPTKQEAGGGFVLPPPGTDLVFLREGASSPVQVPGPVAASTEALLQEAQCSGLSWVVALPQVKQEKADTQDEWTPGTAVLTSPVLVPGCPSKAVDPGLPSVKQEPPDPEEDKEENKDDSASKLAPEEEAGGAGTPVITEIFSLGGTRFRDTAVWLPRSKDLKKPGARKQ from the exons ATGGCTGAGGACTGGCTGGACTGCCCGGCCCTGGGCCCTGGCTGGAAGCGCCGTGAAGTCTTTCGCAAGTCAGGGGCCACCTGTGGACGCTCAGACACCTATTACCAGAG CCCCACAGGAGACAGGATCCGAAGCAAAGTTGAGCTGACTCGATACCTGGGCCCTGCGTGTGATCTCACCCTCTTCGACTTCAAACAAGGCATCTTGTGCTATCCAGCCCCCAAG GCCCATCCTGTGGCTGTTGCCAGCAAGAAGCGAAAGAAGCCTTCAAGGCCAGCCAAGACTCGGAAACGTCAGGTTGGACCCCAGAGTGGTGAGGTCAGGAAGGAGGCCCCAAGGGACGAGACCAAGGCTGACACTGACACAGCCCCAGCTTCATTCCCTGCTCCTGG ATGCTGTGAGAACTGTGGAATCAGCTTCTCAGGGGATGGCACCCAAAGGCAGCGGCTCAAAACATTGTGCAAAGACTGTCGAG CACAGAGAATTGCCTTCAACCGAGAACAGAGAATGTTTAAG CGTGTGGGCTGTGGGGAGTGTGCAGCCTGCCAGGTAACAGAAGACTGTGGGGCCTGCTCCACGTGCCTCCTGCAGCTGCCCCATGATGTGGCATCGGGGCTGTTCTGCAAGTGTGAACGGAGACGCTGCCTCCGGATTGTGGAAAGG AGCCGAGGGTGTGGAGTATGCCGGGGCTGTCAGACCCAAGAGGACTGTGGCCGTTGTCCCATCTGCCTTCGCCCTCCCCGCCCTGGTCTCAGGCGCCAGTGGAAATGTGTCCAGAGACGTTGCCTACGG GGTAAACATGCCCGCCGCAAGGGAGGCTGTGACTCCAAGATGGCTGCCAGGAGGCGCCCCGGAGCCCAGccactgcctccacctcccccatCACAGTCCCCAGAGCCCACAGAGCCG CACCCCAGAGCCCTGGCCCCCTCGCCACCTGCCGAATTCATCTATTACTGTGTAGACGAGGACGAGCTA AAGCGGCTGCTGCCCAGTGTCTGGTCAGAGTCTGAAGATGGGGCAGGTTCGCCCCCACCTTACCGTCGTCGAAAGAGGCCCAGCTCTGCCAGACGGCACCATCTTGGGCCTACCTTGAAGCCCACCTTGGCTACACGCACAGCCCAACCAGACCATACCCAGGCTCCAACGAAGCAGGAAGCAGGTGGTGGCTTTGTGCTGCCCCCGCCTGGCACTGACCTTGTGTTTTTACGGGAGGGCGCAAGCAGTCCTGTGCAGGTGCCAGGCCCTGTTGCAGCTTCCACAGAAGCCCTGTTGCAG GAGGCCCAGTGCTCTGGCCTGAGTTGGGTTGTGGCCTTACCCCAGGTGAAGCAAGAGAAGGCGGATACCCAGGACGAGTGGACACCAGGCACAGCTGTCCTGACTTCTCCCGTATTGGTGCCTGGCTGCCCTAGCAAG GCAGTAGACCCAGGCCTGCCATCTGTGAAGCAAGAGCCACCGGACCCTGAGGAGGACAAGGAGGAGAACAAGGATGACTCTGCCTCCAAATTGGCcccagaggaagaggcaggaggggcTGGCACACCCGTG ATCACGGAGATTTTCAGCCTGGGTGGAACCCGCTTCCGAGATACAGCGGTCTGGTTGCCAAG GTCCAAAGACCTTAAAAAACCTGGAGCTAGAAAGCAGTAG
- the LOC103222426 gene encoding methyl-CpG-binding domain protein 1 isoform X14, giving the protein MAEDWLDCPALGPGWKRREVFRKSGATCGRSDTYYQSPTGDRIRSKVELTRYLGPACDLTLFDFKQGILCYPAPKAHPVAVASKKRKKPSRPAKTRKRQVGPQSGEVRKEAPRDETKADTDTAPASFPAPGCCENCGISFSGDGTQRQRLKTLCKDCRAQRIAFNREQRMFKRVGCGECAACQVTEDCGACSTCLLQLPHDVASGLFCKCERRRCLRIVERSRGCGVCRGCQTQEDCGRCPICLRPPRPGLRRQWKCVQRRCLRGKHARRKGGCDSKMAARRRPGAQPLPPPPPSQSPEPTEPHPRALAPSPPAEFIYYCVDEDELKRLLPSVWSESEDGAGSPPPYRRRKRPSSARRHHLGPTLKPTLATRTAQPDHTQAPTKQEAGGGFVLPPPGTDLVFLREGASSPVQVPGPVAASTEALLQEAQCSGLSWVVALPQVKQEKADTQDEWTPGTAVLTSPVLVPGCPSKAVDPGLPSVKQEPPDPEEDKEENKDDSASKLAPEEEAGGAGTPVITEIFSLGGTRFRDTAVWLPSLQGRHSGREDGCKVWETEDTVEPTSTSWNPRGWPGTHVSLSPPPASMMWVSCRRSWCPSSQS; this is encoded by the exons ATGGCTGAGGACTGGCTGGACTGCCCGGCCCTGGGCCCTGGCTGGAAGCGCCGTGAAGTCTTTCGCAAGTCAGGGGCCACCTGTGGACGCTCAGACACCTATTACCAGAG CCCCACAGGAGACAGGATCCGAAGCAAAGTTGAGCTGACTCGATACCTGGGCCCTGCGTGTGATCTCACCCTCTTCGACTTCAAACAAGGCATCTTGTGCTATCCAGCCCCCAAG GCCCATCCTGTGGCTGTTGCCAGCAAGAAGCGAAAGAAGCCTTCAAGGCCAGCCAAGACTCGGAAACGTCAGGTTGGACCCCAGAGTGGTGAGGTCAGGAAGGAGGCCCCAAGGGACGAGACCAAGGCTGACACTGACACAGCCCCAGCTTCATTCCCTGCTCCTGG ATGCTGTGAGAACTGTGGAATCAGCTTCTCAGGGGATGGCACCCAAAGGCAGCGGCTCAAAACATTGTGCAAAGACTGTCGAG CACAGAGAATTGCCTTCAACCGAGAACAGAGAATGTTTAAG CGTGTGGGCTGTGGGGAGTGTGCAGCCTGCCAGGTAACAGAAGACTGTGGGGCCTGCTCCACGTGCCTCCTGCAGCTGCCCCATGATGTGGCATCGGGGCTGTTCTGCAAGTGTGAACGGAGACGCTGCCTCCGGATTGTGGAAAGG AGCCGAGGGTGTGGAGTATGCCGGGGCTGTCAGACCCAAGAGGACTGTGGCCGTTGTCCCATCTGCCTTCGCCCTCCCCGCCCTGGTCTCAGGCGCCAGTGGAAATGTGTCCAGAGACGTTGCCTACGG GGTAAACATGCCCGCCGCAAGGGAGGCTGTGACTCCAAGATGGCTGCCAGGAGGCGCCCCGGAGCCCAGccactgcctccacctcccccatCACAGTCCCCAGAGCCCACAGAGCCG CACCCCAGAGCCCTGGCCCCCTCGCCACCTGCCGAATTCATCTATTACTGTGTAGACGAGGACGAGCTA AAGCGGCTGCTGCCCAGTGTCTGGTCAGAGTCTGAAGATGGGGCAGGTTCGCCCCCACCTTACCGTCGTCGAAAGAGGCCCAGCTCTGCCAGACGGCACCATCTTGGGCCTACCTTGAAGCCCACCTTGGCTACACGCACAGCCCAACCAGACCATACCCAGGCTCCAACGAAGCAGGAAGCAGGTGGTGGCTTTGTGCTGCCCCCGCCTGGCACTGACCTTGTGTTTTTACGGGAGGGCGCAAGCAGTCCTGTGCAGGTGCCAGGCCCTGTTGCAGCTTCCACAGAAGCCCTGTTGCAG GAGGCCCAGTGCTCTGGCCTGAGTTGGGTTGTGGCCTTACCCCAGGTGAAGCAAGAGAAGGCGGATACCCAGGACGAGTGGACACCAGGCACAGCTGTCCTGACTTCTCCCGTATTGGTGCCTGGCTGCCCTAGCAAG GCAGTAGACCCAGGCCTGCCATCTGTGAAGCAAGAGCCACCGGACCCTGAGGAGGACAAGGAGGAGAACAAGGATGACTCTGCCTCCAAATTGGCcccagaggaagaggcaggaggggcTGGCACACCCGTG ATCACGGAGATTTTCAGCCTGGGTGGAACCCGCTTCCGAGATACAGCGGTCTGGTTGCCAAG TCTGCAGGGCAGGCACTCGGGAAGGGAAGATGGATGTAAAGTGTGGGAGACCGAGGACACAGTGGAGCCCACGAGCACGAGCTGGAACCCACGAGGATGGCCTGGAACCCATGTCAGTCTCTCACCACCTCCAGCTTCGATGATGTGGGTGTCCTGCAGAAGAAGCTGGTGCCCttcctcacagagttaa
- the LOC103222426 gene encoding methyl-CpG-binding domain protein 1 isoform X5, whose amino-acid sequence MAEDWLDCPALGPGWKRREVFRKSGATCGRSDTYYQSPTGDRIRSKVELTRYLGPACDLTLFDFKQGILCYPAPKAHPVAVASKKRKKPSRPAKTRKRQVGPQSGEVRKEAPRDETKADTDTAPASFPAPGCCENCGISFSGDGTQRQRLKTLCKDCRAQRIAFNREQRMFKRVGCGECAACQVTEDCGACSTCLLQLPHDVASGLFCKCERRRCLRIVERSRGCGVCRGCQTQEDCGRCPICLRPPRPGLRRQWKCVQRRCLRGKHARRKGGCDSKMAARRRPGAQPLPPPPPSQSPEPTEPHPRALAPSPPAEFIYYCVDEDELPYTNRRQNRKCGACAACLRRMDCGRCDFCCDKPKFGGSNQKRQKCRWRQCLQFAMKRLLPSVWSESEDGAGSPPPYRRRKRPSSARRHHLGPTLKPTLATRTAQPDHTQAPTKQEAGGGFVLPPPGTDLVFLREGASSPVQVPGPVAASTEALLQEAQCSGLSWVVALPQVKQEKADTQDEWTPGTAVLTSPVLVPGCPSKAVDPGLPSVKQEPPDPEEDKEENKDDSASKLAPEEEAGGAGTPVITEIFSLGGTRFRDTAVWLPRAGTREGKMDVKCGRPRTQWSPRARAGTHEDGLEPMSVSHHLQLR is encoded by the exons ATGGCTGAGGACTGGCTGGACTGCCCGGCCCTGGGCCCTGGCTGGAAGCGCCGTGAAGTCTTTCGCAAGTCAGGGGCCACCTGTGGACGCTCAGACACCTATTACCAGAG CCCCACAGGAGACAGGATCCGAAGCAAAGTTGAGCTGACTCGATACCTGGGCCCTGCGTGTGATCTCACCCTCTTCGACTTCAAACAAGGCATCTTGTGCTATCCAGCCCCCAAG GCCCATCCTGTGGCTGTTGCCAGCAAGAAGCGAAAGAAGCCTTCAAGGCCAGCCAAGACTCGGAAACGTCAGGTTGGACCCCAGAGTGGTGAGGTCAGGAAGGAGGCCCCAAGGGACGAGACCAAGGCTGACACTGACACAGCCCCAGCTTCATTCCCTGCTCCTGG ATGCTGTGAGAACTGTGGAATCAGCTTCTCAGGGGATGGCACCCAAAGGCAGCGGCTCAAAACATTGTGCAAAGACTGTCGAG CACAGAGAATTGCCTTCAACCGAGAACAGAGAATGTTTAAG CGTGTGGGCTGTGGGGAGTGTGCAGCCTGCCAGGTAACAGAAGACTGTGGGGCCTGCTCCACGTGCCTCCTGCAGCTGCCCCATGATGTGGCATCGGGGCTGTTCTGCAAGTGTGAACGGAGACGCTGCCTCCGGATTGTGGAAAGG AGCCGAGGGTGTGGAGTATGCCGGGGCTGTCAGACCCAAGAGGACTGTGGCCGTTGTCCCATCTGCCTTCGCCCTCCCCGCCCTGGTCTCAGGCGCCAGTGGAAATGTGTCCAGAGACGTTGCCTACGG GGTAAACATGCCCGCCGCAAGGGAGGCTGTGACTCCAAGATGGCTGCCAGGAGGCGCCCCGGAGCCCAGccactgcctccacctcccccatCACAGTCCCCAGAGCCCACAGAGCCG CACCCCAGAGCCCTGGCCCCCTCGCCACCTGCCGAATTCATCTATTACTGTGTAGACGAGGACGAGCTA CCCTACACGAACCGCCGGCAGAACCGCAAGTGCGGGGCCTGTGCAGCCTGCCTACGGCGGATGGACTGTGGCCGCTGCGACTTCTGCTGCGACAAGCCCAAATTCGGGGGCAGCAACCAGAAGCGCCAGAAGTGTCGTTGGCGCCAATGCCTGCAGTTTGCCATG AAGCGGCTGCTGCCCAGTGTCTGGTCAGAGTCTGAAGATGGGGCAGGTTCGCCCCCACCTTACCGTCGTCGAAAGAGGCCCAGCTCTGCCAGACGGCACCATCTTGGGCCTACCTTGAAGCCCACCTTGGCTACACGCACAGCCCAACCAGACCATACCCAGGCTCCAACGAAGCAGGAAGCAGGTGGTGGCTTTGTGCTGCCCCCGCCTGGCACTGACCTTGTGTTTTTACGGGAGGGCGCAAGCAGTCCTGTGCAGGTGCCAGGCCCTGTTGCAGCTTCCACAGAAGCCCTGTTGCAG GAGGCCCAGTGCTCTGGCCTGAGTTGGGTTGTGGCCTTACCCCAGGTGAAGCAAGAGAAGGCGGATACCCAGGACGAGTGGACACCAGGCACAGCTGTCCTGACTTCTCCCGTATTGGTGCCTGGCTGCCCTAGCAAG GCAGTAGACCCAGGCCTGCCATCTGTGAAGCAAGAGCCACCGGACCCTGAGGAGGACAAGGAGGAGAACAAGGATGACTCTGCCTCCAAATTGGCcccagaggaagaggcaggaggggcTGGCACACCCGTG ATCACGGAGATTTTCAGCCTGGGTGGAACCCGCTTCCGAGATACAGCGGTCTGGTTGCCAAG GGCAGGCACTCGGGAAGGGAAGATGGATGTAAAGTGTGGGAGACCGAGGACACAGTGGAGCCCACGAGCACGAGCTGGAACCCACGAGGATGGCCTGGAACCCATGTCAGTCTCTCACCACCTCCAGCTTCGATGA
- the LOC103222426 gene encoding methyl-CpG-binding domain protein 1 isoform X18, which produces MAEDWLDCPALGPGWKRREVFRKSGATCGRSDTYYQSPTGDRIRSKVELTRYLGPACDLTLFDFKQGILCYPAPKAHPVAVASKKRKKPSRPAKTRKRQVGPQSGEVRKEAPRDETKADTDTAPASFPAPGCCENCGISFSGDGTQRQRLKTLCKDCRAQRIAFNREQRMFKRVGCGECAACQVTEDCGACSTCLLQLPHDVASGLFCKCERRRCLRIVERSRGCGVCRGCQTQEDCGRCPICLRPPRPGLRRQWKCVQRRCLRGKHARRKGGCDSKMAARRRPGAQPLPPPPPSQSPEPTEPHPRALAPSPPAEFIYYCVDEDELQPYTNRRQNRKCGACAACLRRMDCGRCDFCCDKPKFGGSNQKRQKCRWRQCLQFAMKRLLPSVWSESEDGAGSPPPYRRRKRPSSARRHHLGPTLKPTLATRTAQPDHTQAPTKQEAGGGFVLPPPGTDLVFLREGASSPVQVPGPVAASTEALLQVKQEKADTQDEWTPGTAVLTSPVLVPGCPSKAVDPGLPSVKQEPPDPEEDKEENKDDSASKLAPEEEAGGAGTPVITEIFSLGGTRFRDTAVWLPRSKDLKKPGARKQ; this is translated from the exons ATGGCTGAGGACTGGCTGGACTGCCCGGCCCTGGGCCCTGGCTGGAAGCGCCGTGAAGTCTTTCGCAAGTCAGGGGCCACCTGTGGACGCTCAGACACCTATTACCAGAG CCCCACAGGAGACAGGATCCGAAGCAAAGTTGAGCTGACTCGATACCTGGGCCCTGCGTGTGATCTCACCCTCTTCGACTTCAAACAAGGCATCTTGTGCTATCCAGCCCCCAAG GCCCATCCTGTGGCTGTTGCCAGCAAGAAGCGAAAGAAGCCTTCAAGGCCAGCCAAGACTCGGAAACGTCAGGTTGGACCCCAGAGTGGTGAGGTCAGGAAGGAGGCCCCAAGGGACGAGACCAAGGCTGACACTGACACAGCCCCAGCTTCATTCCCTGCTCCTGG ATGCTGTGAGAACTGTGGAATCAGCTTCTCAGGGGATGGCACCCAAAGGCAGCGGCTCAAAACATTGTGCAAAGACTGTCGAG CACAGAGAATTGCCTTCAACCGAGAACAGAGAATGTTTAAG CGTGTGGGCTGTGGGGAGTGTGCAGCCTGCCAGGTAACAGAAGACTGTGGGGCCTGCTCCACGTGCCTCCTGCAGCTGCCCCATGATGTGGCATCGGGGCTGTTCTGCAAGTGTGAACGGAGACGCTGCCTCCGGATTGTGGAAAGG AGCCGAGGGTGTGGAGTATGCCGGGGCTGTCAGACCCAAGAGGACTGTGGCCGTTGTCCCATCTGCCTTCGCCCTCCCCGCCCTGGTCTCAGGCGCCAGTGGAAATGTGTCCAGAGACGTTGCCTACGG GGTAAACATGCCCGCCGCAAGGGAGGCTGTGACTCCAAGATGGCTGCCAGGAGGCGCCCCGGAGCCCAGccactgcctccacctcccccatCACAGTCCCCAGAGCCCACAGAGCCG CACCCCAGAGCCCTGGCCCCCTCGCCACCTGCCGAATTCATCTATTACTGTGTAGACGAGGACGAGCTA CAGCCCTACACGAACCGCCGGCAGAACCGCAAGTGCGGGGCCTGTGCAGCCTGCCTACGGCGGATGGACTGTGGCCGCTGCGACTTCTGCTGCGACAAGCCCAAATTCGGGGGCAGCAACCAGAAGCGCCAGAAGTGTCGTTGGCGCCAATGCCTGCAGTTTGCCATG AAGCGGCTGCTGCCCAGTGTCTGGTCAGAGTCTGAAGATGGGGCAGGTTCGCCCCCACCTTACCGTCGTCGAAAGAGGCCCAGCTCTGCCAGACGGCACCATCTTGGGCCTACCTTGAAGCCCACCTTGGCTACACGCACAGCCCAACCAGACCATACCCAGGCTCCAACGAAGCAGGAAGCAGGTGGTGGCTTTGTGCTGCCCCCGCCTGGCACTGACCTTGTGTTTTTACGGGAGGGCGCAAGCAGTCCTGTGCAGGTGCCAGGCCCTGTTGCAGCTTCCACAGAAGCCCTGTTGCAG GTGAAGCAAGAGAAGGCGGATACCCAGGACGAGTGGACACCAGGCACAGCTGTCCTGACTTCTCCCGTATTGGTGCCTGGCTGCCCTAGCAAG GCAGTAGACCCAGGCCTGCCATCTGTGAAGCAAGAGCCACCGGACCCTGAGGAGGACAAGGAGGAGAACAAGGATGACTCTGCCTCCAAATTGGCcccagaggaagaggcaggaggggcTGGCACACCCGTG ATCACGGAGATTTTCAGCCTGGGTGGAACCCGCTTCCGAGATACAGCGGTCTGGTTGCCAAG GTCCAAAGACCTTAAAAAACCTGGAGCTAGAAAGCAGTAG